DNA sequence from the Pseudomonadota bacterium genome:
TCCAGACGACCGGGTAAAACAGCCGCAGAAGCGGTGCCAGGATCGTACTGGCCGGGAAGGCCACCTTTTCCGGGTACAAGACCGCGAGGGTCTTCGGAGCGACCTCGGAGAAGATGAGCATGACCAGGGTCAGGAGGGCCGCGGCGAGCGCGATCCCCGCTCGCCCCATGAGGCTGAGCGCGATGACCGTCGCCAGGGATGAGGCGAGGTTATTGACGAAATTGTTACCGAGCAGGATGAGACCGATCAAGCGGTCGGGCCGCTCCAGAAGCGCGCTGACGCGCACGGCACCGCGATGGTGTTGATCCGCGAGGTGCCGTAACCGATAGCGGTTTAGGGTCATCAACGCGGTCTCGGACCCCGAGAAAAAGGCCGACAATAGAATGAGGACGATCAGACCGGCGAACAATGCGCCGATCGGGACATCAGGCAACGAATGAGCGCCTCGCGATTTTCCATCCTTTATTATTCTTTATTCAAGCGCCGAGGCCGTGTCAAGTGAAGCAGTAATCGTGGTTGGGACCGCTTTCTTTATCCGGCCGGCTGCTGTCAAATAGGTCACCTGACAACGATGACGGGGAAACAAAGCTCCATGACGGAGGTTGCCGCTCCATGAGTATCGATCTAAGCGCTCAAATTGACGGTATGGTGAGGCTCGGGGGCGGGGCGGCCGGCCGGTATGCGCCAGCAAGCGAGCTTCGACCGCCGATTACGGCGCCGGAACGGATTACGCTGCCCGATGCGGAGCTGATGCTGTGGCGCGAATTGTTTACCGGCTCGGAGAGTGCGGGCTATTTTCAATGCTTATCCGACGGCGTGGACTGGCGGCAGGATCGCATCACGCTTTTCGGCCGCACGGTTAACTCACCACGCCTGACGGCCTGGTACGGCGAGGCGGGCGTGACCTACGCGTACTCGGGCCTAAGCTTGGTCGCGGGGGGCTGGTTGCCGGCGCTCTTGGGCATTCGGGAGCGGGTAGGGCAGGCGGCAGGGACGAACTTCAATAGCGTGTTGCTGAATCTCTATCGCAATGAGGGGGATTCCATGGGCTGGCATAGCGACGATGAGCCGAGTTTAGGCGACAACCCGGTCATTGGCTCGGTGAGCTTCGGGGCCGCCCGAACCTTCCAGCTACAGCACAAGCGCTGCAAGACCTACCGTTCGGTGGTCGATGTGACCGACGGCAGCCTCCTCCTCATGTGCGGGTCGACGCAACACCACTGGCGCCACCGCGTGCCCAAATCGAACGTGCCTTGTAGCCCGAGGATTAATCTCACGTTCAGAACGATCAAGTAACGTCCTTCCGCGAGCCATCACTACGGCCGAAACCATGTATCCGCAGCGCGAATCCCCGTTCGTCTTCCCGTGTTCGTTCCCTATTAAGGCCATGGGGCATGCGGCGGAGGACTTCGACGTGCTGGTCGTCGGGATCGTGCGCAAGCACATGCGCAATCTCAGCGAAACGGCGGTAACGACGCGCCGGAGCCGCGGCGGGCGCTATCTGGCCGTGACGGTGACGGTGGAGGCCGAGAGCCAGGCCCAGCTCGATGCCATCTACCACGAGTTGAGCAGTCACCGGTGCGTGGTCCTGGTGCTGTAATCGCGAGCGATGCGGCCTCTCGTCCGGGATCTCGGATTAGCGGAGTACACCATGGCGTGGGAGGCGATGCGCCGATTCACGGACCGGCGCACCGAGGCAACGGTGGATGAGATCTGGCTGCTCGAACATCCGCCGGTGTTCACGCTCGGATTAGGCGGTAAAGAGGAGCATCTTCTGGATCCGGGCGCAATCCCAGTGGTCCGTTGCGATCGCGGCGGGCAGGTGACCTACCATGGGCCGGGGCAATTGGTCGTTTATGTGCTTGCCGATTTGCGGCGCATGGGTTTGGGAGTCAAGCGCTTCGTTAACGCGCTGGAGCAAGCGGTGATCGACCTGTGCGTGACTTGGCGGATCCTCGCGCGCAGACGTTCCAGTGCGCCGGGAGTCTATCTCGACGGCGCGAAGGTGGCCGCGATAGGTTTGCGGGTGCGGCGCGGCTGTACGTTCCATGGGCTCGCGCTCAACGTGAACATGGACCTCAGCCCGTTTCGGAGAATTAACCCCTGCGGTTACGCGGGGCTGCGGGTGACCCAGCTTTACGACCAGGGCGTCGCGGAAAGCATGAGCGTGGTCAAGGAACCGCTGGTTGCCAGCCTTCTCGATAATCTCGGTTATGATATTGGCACGTTCACCGGGACGCGAGGACCGTTAATCGATGTCACTCAACGAGACCACTTCATCACTCACCGGCCGGCGTAAGATCGCGCCGGCCGCCAGCCCGCCCCTGGCGCGCAAGCCGCCTTGGATCCGCGCCCGGTTCCCGGTTGCGCCCGCGGTTCTGCGGTTGAAGGAATTGCTCAGGGAACGGCGCCTCCACACCGTGTGCGAAGAAGCCGCCTGCCCGAACCTCGGCGAGTGTTTTGCGCACGGAACCGCCACCTTCATGATCCTCGGAGACATCTGTACCCGGCGCTGTCCGTTTTGCGATGTCGCCCATGGGCGGCCGGGCGCGGTCGATCCCCTCGAACCGCAACGCCTGGCGGAGGCAGTGGCGGTTATGGGCCTTTCCTATGTGGTCATCACCTCGGTCGATCGCGACGATCTGGAAGATCGCGGTGCCGGCCATTTCGCCGCGTGCATCGCGGCGCTGCGCCAACGGCTTCCCGGGATCACCATCGAAATCTTGGTGCCCGATTTCCGCCGGCGCGTGGAGCTGGCATTGGAGCGGCTCTATACGGCGCTCCCTGATGTCTTCAACCATAATCTCGAGACCGTTCCGCGCTTGTACCGCAAGGTCCGCCCCGGCGCCGACTATGCTGGCTCGCTGCATCTCCTCCAGCGCTTCAAGCAGGCACACGCCTTGATCCCGACTAAATCCGGTCTCATGCTAGGCTTGGGAGAAACACTGGACGAAGTGAAGCAGACCCTGCAAGACTTACGTGCGCATGCGTGCGACATGCTGACGCTCGGTCAATACCTGCAACCGAGCCGTTATCATTTGCCCGTCGAGCGGTTCGTCACGCCGGAGGAGTTTCGAGCGCTCGGCGATTATGCTAAAGCGCTCGGATTTAGCCGGGTCGCGAGCGGGCCAATGGTGCGTTCGTCTTACCACGCTGACAGACAGGCACGGGGCGATGCGGTAGGGGCGCCCGGTAGCGATTAAGCGGCAGGAACGGGGTCGCCGTCGCTCGCGGTACCGCTGCCGGTAACCCGCCGGGAACCGAACCTCTACCCCCGCTTGAAGCGCGCCGCTTCGTCGGACCCGCCCGTGGCGTTGCCGGCGCTGTAGGAATGGGCGCCGACACCGGCGAGCTTGCCGGCATCGACCACCAGGTACTCGTTGCGGATGGGTCGGCCTTCGAACCAGCACTCCAGGATCTCACGCGTACCGGCCGCGTAGCGCGCTTGCGCCGCGAGGCTGGTGCCCGAGATGTGCGGGGTCATGCCGTGGTGGGGCATGGTGCGCCACGGGTGGTCCTGGGGCGGCGGCTGCGGAAACCACACATCCCCGGCGTAACCGGCAAGCCGGCCGCTCTCCAGCGCACGGGCGATCGCCTCGCGATCGCAGATCTTGCCGCGCGCGGTGTTGACGATGTAGGCGCCGCGCTTCATCTTGCCGAGCAGCGCCTCGTTGAAGAGATGCTCCGTCTCGGGGTGCAGCGGGCAGTTGATGGTGACCACATCGCAGACCCGCACCAGCGATTCGACGTTCGGATGGAAGGTGAGGCCCAGTTCCCGCTCGATGTCCGGGGAGAGACGATGCCGATCGGTGTAGTGGAGCTTGACATCGAAGGGTTTGAGCCTGCGCAACACGGCGAGGCCGATGCGCCCGGCGGCCACGGTCCCGACCGCCATGCCTTCGATATCGTAGGAACGCGCGACGCAATCGGCAATGTTCCAGCCCTTGTCGATCACCCACTGATACGAGGGGATGTAGTTGCGCACCAGCGCGAGGATCATCATCACCACGTGCTCGGCGACGCTGATGCTGTTGCAATAAGTGACCTCGGCCACCGTGATCCCGCGTTCGATCGCCGCCTGCAGATCGGTATGGTCCGAACCGATGCCGGCGGTGACGATGAGCTTGAGCTTCGGTGACTTGGCGATGCGCGCCGCAGTCATGTAGGCCGGCCAGAAGGGCTGCGAGATGACGATGTCCGCATCGAGCAACTCCCGCTCCAGGACCGAGTCGGGCCCGTCCTTGTCCGAGGTGACGACGAGCTTGTGACCATTCCCTTCCAGGAACTTGCGCAGGCCTAGGGCACCCGAGACGCTGCCCAGCAATTGACCAGGCTGGAAATCGATGCCCTTGGGAGAGGGCAGGCTTTGCCCGCCGGGATACCGCTCGAGCTTGGGGACATCATCGCGGGCGTAGGATTTCGGGTAGCCGGTGACGGGATCGTCGTAAAGCACGCAAACAACCTTGGCCATGATAGGACCTCCTCGGGTTCTTGGATCGTTGCAGACTGCCGGGCCTAGGCCCGTCGTCCGTCCCGGCGCGGCCGGGAGCGCGAGATCCTACGGCGCAAGACGCCGGTCAGTCCAATCGTTTGTTTGGATGGGTCAATTTGCGGGGCTTATCAGCGTGTCAAAGCGGCTCTGGAGATCGAGGCCCGCGAACACTTCCCAGGCCGCGGCAATGAGCGGGGGCGGCGGCTGGTGGCGGAGCGCGATAAGCCCAATAGGCCGCGACAACTCCGGGGACAGAGGAATGGCGGTGACCTCCTCGCGCATGTCGAGGAGGAACAGGATGCTGTGGGGCACGATGGTGTGGAGCCCGGCGCAGCGGACATGGGCATAGAGCGCAAAGGCGGAGTCGGTCTCGACCGCAACATTCGGTGCGGTCCCCGCCTGCCGGAAGGCCGCGTCGATGATGCGGCGGTTCTGCATATTGGGGGTGAGCAGGCAA
Encoded proteins:
- a CDS encoding CNNM domain-containing protein, whose translation is MPDVPIGALFAGLIVLILLSAFFSGSETALMTLNRYRLRHLADQHHRGAVRVSALLERPDRLIGLILLGNNFVNNLASSLATVIALSLMGRAGIALAAALLTLVMLIFSEVAPKTLAVLYPEKVAFPASTILAPLLRLFYPVVW
- a CDS encoding alpha-ketoglutarate-dependent dioxygenase AlkB, whose product is MSIDLSAQIDGMVRLGGGAAGRYAPASELRPPITAPERITLPDAELMLWRELFTGSESAGYFQCLSDGVDWRQDRITLFGRTVNSPRLTAWYGEAGVTYAYSGLSLVAGGWLPALLGIRERVGQAAGTNFNSVLLNLYRNEGDSMGWHSDDEPSLGDNPVIGSVSFGAARTFQLQHKRCKTYRSVVDVTDGSLLLMCGSTQHHWRHRVPKSNVPCSPRINLTFRTIK
- a CDS encoding DUF493 domain-containing protein; translation: MYPQRESPFVFPCSFPIKAMGHAAEDFDVLVVGIVRKHMRNLSETAVTTRRSRGGRYLAVTVTVEAESQAQLDAIYHELSSHRCVVLVL
- a CDS encoding NAD-dependent formate dehydrogenase → MAKVVCVLYDDPVTGYPKSYARDDVPKLERYPGGQSLPSPKGIDFQPGQLLGSVSGALGLRKFLEGNGHKLVVTSDKDGPDSVLERELLDADIVISQPFWPAYMTAARIAKSPKLKLIVTAGIGSDHTDLQAAIERGITVAEVTYCNSISVAEHVVMMILALVRNYIPSYQWVIDKGWNIADCVARSYDIEGMAVGTVAAGRIGLAVLRRLKPFDVKLHYTDRHRLSPDIERELGLTFHPNVESLVRVCDVVTINCPLHPETEHLFNEALLGKMKRGAYIVNTARGKICDREAIARALESGRLAGYAGDVWFPQPPPQDHPWRTMPHHGMTPHISGTSLAAQARYAAGTREILECWFEGRPIRNEYLVVDAGKLAGVGAHSYSAGNATGGSDEAARFKRG